In Dryobates pubescens isolate bDryPub1 chromosome 15, bDryPub1.pri, whole genome shotgun sequence, the following proteins share a genomic window:
- the ELFN2 gene encoding protein phosphatase 1 regulatory subunit 29 translates to MMCLGLWTAALLCLFSPGTVRGDCWLIEGDKGYVWLAICSQNQPPYETIPQHINSTVHDLRLNENKLKVVLYSSLNRFGNLTDLNLTKNEISYIEDGAFMGQSNLQVLQLGYNKLTNLTEGMLRGMARLQFLFVQHNLIELVTPTAFSECPSLISIDLSSNRLSRLEGNTFTSLSNLMVCELAGNPFNCDCSLYSFLNWLALFNNVTKNYDRLQCETPREFAGYPLLVPRPHHNRNAITIFQSMCRGGTIPSLSRVNPTPYTPDSQRDLDEGSAISPGDFLSVKPPASSTTDSSFSPSIKLHDVTITSAILMVTIPMPYSKMYVLVQYNNSYVSDIATLKSKKEYVTVNKLKAHTDYTFCVASIRNNRRYNHTCLTFATRSKGREDPISSTSTTTHYIMTTLGCLFGMVIVLGVVYYCLRKRRMQEEKQKSLNVKKTILEMRYGSDIDTSTMVHPSQKLGEPPVIPVSRMSSIPSMIGEKLPPSKSIEAGMETPKVTTKGNYIEVRTGGGDGLERTQRDEDLRELDNGQGSAAEISTIAKEVDKVNQIINNCIDALKLDTASFLGGGTGVDSEMAFECQSIPASSSGGLERPSFLSPAYKESSHHPLQRQLSADAAVARKTCSVSSSGSIKSAKVFSLDVPDHPPLSKSDSKYIEKGSPLNSPLDRLPLVSPGAIHHLEVKPSYHCSEHRHSFPALYYEESADTLSQRVSFLKPLSRSKRDSTYSQLSPRHYFSGYSSSPEYSSESTHKIWERFRPYKKHHREEVYMAAGHALRKKVQFAKDEDLHDILDYWKGVSAQQKL, encoded by the coding sequence ATGATGTGCCTGGGGTTGTggacagctgccctgctctgcttgttTTCCCCTGGCACTGTGCGAGGTGACTGCTGGCTGATCGAGGGGGACAAAGGTTATGTGTGGCTGGCCATCTGCAGCCAGAACCAGCCCCCATATGAGACCATCCCCCAGCATATCAACAGCACGGTGCACGACTTGCGGCTGAATGAGAATAAGCTCAAAGTGGTGCTGTACTCCTCCCTCAACCGCTTTGGCAACCTGACTGATTTGAACCTGACCAAGAATGAGATCTCCTATATTGAGGACGGGGCTTTCATGGGCCAGTCAAACCTCCAGGTCTTACAGCTGGGCTACAACAAGCTCACCAACCTGACGGAGGGCATGCTGCGGGGCATGGCCCGTCTCCAGTTCCTCTTTGTGCAGCACAACCTAATCGAGCTGGTCACCCCAACTGCCTTCTCGGAGTGCCCCAGCTTGATTAGCATTGACCTGTCATCTAACCGTCTCAGCcgcctggaggggaacactttCACCAGCTTGAGCAATCTGATGGTGTGTGAGCTGGCTGGGAACCCCTTCAACTGCGACTGCAGCCTCTACAGCTTTCTTAACTGGCTGGCGCTCTTCAACAATGTCACCAAGAACTACGACCGGCTGCAGTGTGAGACTCCCCGGGAGTTCGCTGGCTACCCGCTCCTGGTACCTCGGCCTCACCACAACCGCAATGCCATCACCATCTTCCAGTCCATGTGCAGAGGtggcaccatcccctccctctccagGGTCAACCCCACCCCTTATACACCTGACTCCCAGAGAGATCTCGATGAAGGCTCAGCCATCAGCCCTGGTGACTTCCTCTCAGTCaagcctccagcctcctccactACCGACTCCTCCTTCAGTCCCAGCATCAAGCTCCACGACGTCACCATCACCTCAGCCATTCTGATGGTAACCATCCCGATGCCCTACAGTAAGATGTATGTGCTGGTCCAATACAACAACAGCTATGTTTCTGACATAGCCACactgaaaagcaagaaagaatatGTCACTGTCAACAAGCTGAAGGCCCACACTGATTATACCTTCTGCGTGGCCTCCATCCGCAACAACAGGCGCTACAACCACACTTGCCTGACCTTTGCAACCCGGAGCAAAGGCAGGGAGGACCCTATTTCCAGTACTTCCACAACTACCCACTATATCATGACCACCCTGGGCTGCCTCTTTGGGATGGTCATTGTCCTGGGGGTGGTGTACTACTGCCTGCGGAAGCGGAGGatgcaggaggagaaacaaaaGTCCCTCAATGTCAAAAAGACCATTCTGGAGATGCGTTATGGGTCAGACATTGATACCAGTACCATGGTCCATCCTTCCCAGAAGCTGGGTGAGCCACCAGTCATCCCTGTCTCAAGGATGTCCTCCATCCCTTCCATGATTGGGGAGAAGTTGCCCCCATCAAAGTCAATAGAGGCTGGGATGGAGACTCCTAAAGTCACCACTAAAGGTAACTACATTGAGGTACGGACTGGTGGTGGGGATGGGCTGGAGCGAACCCAGCGGGATGAGGATCTGAGAGAGCTTGACAATGGGCAAGGCTCAGCTGCTGAGATCTCTACTATAGCCAAGGAGGTAGACAAGGTCAACCAGATCATCAACAACTGCATTGATGCCCTCAAGCTGGACACAGCCTCTTTCCTGGGTGGTGGGACTGGTGTTGACTCAGAAATGGCCTTTGAGTGCCAGTCCATCCCAGCCAGTTCCTCGGGTGGGCTAGAGCGGCCCAGCTTTCTTTCCCCAGCCTACAAGGAAAGCTCCCACCACCCTTTGCAGCGTCAGCTCAGCGCTGATGCTGCCGTGGCCAGAAAGACCTGCAGCGTGTCCTCTAGTGGCTCCATCAAGAGCGCCAAGGTCTTCAGCTTGGATGTGCCTGACCACCCACCACTCAGCAAGTCTGACTCCAAATACATTGAGAAGGGCAGCCCACTCAACAGCCCTTTGGATCGTCTTCCCTTGGTGTCCCCGGGCGCCATCCACCACTTGGAGGTGAAGCCTTCTTACCATTGCAGTGAGCACCGTCACTCCTTCCCGGCCCTGTACTATGAGGAAAGTGCAGACACCCTGAGCCAGAGGGTGTCATTCCTCAAGCCACTCTCCAGGTCCAAGCGAGACTCCACGTATTCCCAGCTCTCCCCCAGACACTACTTCTCAGGCtactcttccagccctgagtACTCATCAGAGAGCACCCACAAGATCTGGGAGCGGTTCCGGCCTTACAAGAAGCACCACAGGGAGGAGGTTTACATGGCGGCTGGGCATGCCCTGCGCAAGAAAGTGCAGTTTGCCAAGGACGAGGATCTGCATGACATCCTGGATTACTGGAAAGGAGTCTCTGCTCAGCAGAAGCTGTGA